Genomic window (Rhineura floridana isolate rRhiFlo1 chromosome 13, rRhiFlo1.hap2, whole genome shotgun sequence):
GTGCGTGGACAAGCCCGAGGAGAGCGGATTGCCCGCCGGATTGCATGGCGACAGGGGCTGCTGTTTGATGTAGGAAGCCCCGCTGTTCAAGCCTGGAGCGGCCGAGGACGCCCAAGCGGACGGGGCCGTGCTGGAATAGACCGAGTGAGGCTCCATCACCCCTCCGCCAGGAAGGAGGGGCGAGGCGGGCACCGAGCCGTCATGGTGACCGTAGTCCCCTCCAGCGGAGCCTCCTCCTCCGCCCCCACCGCAGCTCCCCATATAGGAGTGGTGGGCTCCGTTGGAGGACAAGTGGGGAACGGAGTGGCCCGCCAGCCCCATGCCATCGACGTTCATCATGCCCAGGGCGCTGCCGTCtaaagggaggctgttgggcggGCAGGAGGGCCCCTGGAAGCCGTAGctgtccgggaggtggttgaaaTTCAAGTTCATCATGCTGTACATGGGCTTTAGGGCCTGGCATTTCCTCCTGAAGCCGCGGGGCCTCCGTCGGAAGGAGCCCTCCTCGAACATGAACTCGCTGGCCGGGTCGATGGTCCAGTAGTGGCCCTTCCCGGGCCGGCCCAGCCCTTTGGGCAGCTTGATGAAGCACTCGTTGAGCGAGAGGTTGTGGCGCACGGAGTTCTTCCAGCCCTGGTAGGAGCCGCGGAAAAAAGGGAAGCGGCTCTGCAGGAACTGGTAGATCTCGCTCAGCGTCAGGCGCTTGGACGGCGAGCTCTGGATGGCCATGACGATCAAGGCGATGTAGGAGTAGGGCGGCTTCTCCGGCCGTCGGATGCCCGCGTTGGTCTTCTTGGCTTTGGCGCCTccagcgccgccgccgccgccgctactgctactgctgggggtcgaggaggaggtggaggacgcCGACTCCATGACTgttcccagctgctgctgctgctgctgctgcttctcggAGGCTGTAGACATCGAGAAGGTCCCGGCCtcgggaaaaggaggaggaggggggggccGAGAGGAAGGAGCGCGCAGCAGTCCTGCGGTCATCGACGGCTCCCGTTCGCCGCCCCCTCCCCAAAGGACAGGCTCCTGGGCTGGAAGGGAGGGGGTCTCCGCTCCCCCCCTCGCTCCTATCCCCGCACCCCTCTCGCCTTCCTCTCCGCAAGAGTTCCTTCAAGGCGCTTCAGACGGGAGGACTGCAGGAACGGAACCGAACCGCCTCTTCTCCTTCGCCCCTTCAGTCCAAGCGGCGGCCTCGAAGCGGCGGGCTCCGATCCCTGCCTGATTAACCCCGGGGCGGGGGAGCCAAATCCggtggggggggaggcagggggaggggacagcTGACCTCTAGCCTGCCCTGGCAGCCCGGAGTCCGAAGCAACCTGTACGACCCAAGCAAGCGCCCCGAGCCTTGTGCCCCGAATCCAGCGGAAAAGGCTTCCTGCggcgtctgctgctgctgctgctgctgctgctgctgctgcttttttctcctcctcctcgcccTCCCCCGTTTCTCAGGCTTGGCGGGAGGCTCAGGCCTTCTTTTCCCCCCACCTcaccccgccgccgccgccgccgccgccgccgccgccgcctgacCAGCGTTTCCTCCCAGCCCTCCCCCACGCCCGCCTCCCGGGCTTTTGCCAGCGAGGAGTCGCCGCCGCCGCTCCTGCTACTTCCCAGGCCGGTGAGTCGCGGGTTCTGCCCCCAACCAGAGCGGCTGCCTTTAACTTTATCTCAAGTCAGCGGGCGCCTGGCGACTCTTGACAGCGCGACGTAAGAGGCAAGAGAAGTCCCCGCCTCCTCGCCCCCCTCCCCCGCCAGGCAagctgccccctcctcctcctcctccctcacctCACCCCCCCCTcggacacacacacttttctagtCTCCTGTCCTCATCTTAGCTCAACACTAGTGGGTGTTTTAAGAGACTTCTCCACTGCAACTCAAAGGATTGGATCAGGGTCACCTACCCCCATTCCGTCCCCCACCTTGGAAAAggaggatacacacacacacctccagccCCCACCCCAACCCGTAGAAGGCCTTGCACAAACGCACACGTGTTCACCTCTTCCCACCGATCATTGGTGGACTGGGATTTAAGCTGACGCTCTGGCttcaccctccctccccatcacccCAAATCCTAAATCTTTGAACAAATATATTTGGAGTAATCagctttttctttgcttttttaacTCCTGCGGAGGGAATCCTAAATCTATGTGCTGGACTGCCATAGCGCTTTACTTCCACTTAGCGCGTGTAGGGATTTGAGCCCGAGATCCTAAGGCCTCCTGCTTTGGGGACCATCGGGGGGACTTGCTCCCGAGTGAACGTGGGCTGGAGGTGTAAACAGACCGAGCTCTCTTCCCCGCGGCAGTCCTGATCTCACAGGTCGAATGAAGCGCGTTGTGCTGAAGTCGACGAGGTCTGCCTGGGGTTATACTGGGCTCTAGGAGCTGAGTACACGATTGCGGCTTAACTAGTTGTTGAATCACCTCCCAAGCCCTCTTTCTTAGACACGCACCTATAAGCACCCCAACGATCCTAAACTCTTCTTGGTTTCAGCTGCTGTTACTTTTCCATCCAAACAAAATCCCTTTCTGAGTTCAGAGACTGCTTTTGGCTTGTCCATTTCCAAACGTGTCCGTTTCCAAACGTGTTGAAAGGCCACTTAGATCCTAAACTTCTGCTACTTACATACACATCCCCCCCTTCTCTCATCTCTTTGCTATGCAAAACCAGTAGGGAATACTCGTGAGAAAGCCATTTCCCGATGGCCTCATTTTgcggacaatttttaaaaaataaataaaaaaatgtgtttatgtgaGCGAGCGAGAGCAGGGGGATAAACACTAACATTCCTCGCTACACTGAGACGTTTGCTAGAAATTGGCCAGTtaattgaatgcatttttttaaaaaaaagaaagatttgtTTATGCATAAATGGGACACACACAAAATAATGCGACTCCCGGATCTCCCCTGACACCAAGGGGATCTCTCTTTAAAGGCGGTAGGTTTGGAACTCACCCACTTCTAAAAATCAAGTTTCTGATTTCCCTGCAAGATAGACTCAGACGAGGGGGCAGGATGTTTACGCAGCTCGACGTAAACAAGTTCCCTGGCcttttttaataaaatgaaaacgtCCGGAGTCTCTTCCAGTGCCCCAGAGCTTATATTGCtgattgtttagggctttgtctCCCTCCCAcactcccaccccaaaacattttcCTATGTAAAAATATGTACTAAACCACGt
Coding sequences:
- the FOXF1 gene encoding forkhead box protein F1 isoform X1, translating into MTAGLLRAPSSRPPPPPPFPEAGTFSMSTASEKQQQQQQQLGTVMESASSTSSSTPSSSSSGGGGGAGGAKAKKTNAGIRRPEKPPYSYIALIVMAIQSSPSKRLTLSEIYQFLQSRFPFFRGSYQGWKNSVRHNLSLNECFIKLPKGLGRPGKGHYWTIDPASEFMFEEGSFRRRPRGFRRKCQALKPMYSMMNLNFNHLPDSYGFQGPSCPPNSLPLDGSALGMMNVDGMGLAGHSVPHLSSNGAHHSYMGSCGGGGGGGSAGGDYGHHDGSVPASPLLPGGGVMEPHSVYSSTAPSAWASSAAPGLNSGASYIKQQPLSPCNPAGNPLSSGLSTHSLEQPYLHQNSHNTAELQGIRYHSQSPSMCDRKEFVFSINAMASSSMHSGGSGSYYHQQVTYQDIKPCVM
- the FOXF1 gene encoding forkhead box protein F1 isoform X2, with translation MTAGLLRAPSSRPPPPPPFPEAGTFSMSTASEKQQQQQQQLGTVMESASSTSSSTPSSSSSGGGGGAGGAKAKKTNAGIRRPEKPPYSYIALIVMAIQSSPSKRLTLSEIYQFLQSRFPFFRGSYQGWKNSVRHNLSLNECFIKLPKGLGRPGKGHYWTIDPASEFMFEEGSFRRRPRGFRRKCQALKPMYSMMNLNFNHLPDSYGFQGPSCPPNSLPLDGSALGMMNVDGMGLAGHSVPHLSSNGAHHSYMGSCGGGGGGGSAGGDYGHHDGSVPASPLLPGGGVMEPHSVYSSTAPSAWASSAAPGLNSGASYIKQQPLSPCNPAGNPLSSGLSTHSLEQPYLHQNSHNTAELQERIRSEKLQNERVKNRRGTL